A portion of the Carya illinoinensis cultivar Pawnee chromosome 11, C.illinoinensisPawnee_v1, whole genome shotgun sequence genome contains these proteins:
- the LOC122282629 gene encoding E3 ubiquitin-protein ligase BOI-like isoform X2: protein MAVQAQYPSNILLLNRNVQEGHDYSLQPQPGGFLDQSHMLLINNGVGTGTNPRKRAREVVQTTGLHNNNNTHQPNVVSTGLRLSFGDQQQQQQHQQQRQQLQHQQQQNVCHSSSPFLPLIAEDFATQIRHQRDEIEQFLEAQGEQLRRTLAEKRQRHYRTLLSAAEGSVSRRLREKEVEVEKATRRNAELEARAAQLSVEAQVWQAKARAQEATAASLQAQLQKAIMTTGGGAHDSRSMEDPLGSAAGGVEGHQVEDAESAYIDPERVVVSGPRCKACRKRVASVVLLPCRHLCICSECDQVAQACPLCLSLRSSSIEVYLS from the exons ATGGCCGTCCAGGCTCAATACCCTTCTAATATCCTCCTCCTAAACAG AAACGTACAAGAAGGTCATGACTATTCATTACAACCACAACCAGGAGGAttccttgatcaatcacacatGTTACTGATCAATAATGGAG TTGGGACTGGTACTAATCCGCGCAAGAGAGCAAGAGAAGTTGTACAAACTACTGGG CtccacaacaacaacaacacccACCAGCCCAATGTGGTCTCCACCGGCCTCCGCTTGTCCTTCGGAGATCAACAACAACAGCAGCAACACCAACAACAGAGACAGCAATTACAACACCAGCAACAGCAAAATGTTTGCCACTCATCATCTCCTTTCCTACCTCTGATAGCAGAAGATTTTGCAACCCAAATCAGACATCAGCGGGACGAAATCGAGCAATTCCTTGAAGCCCAG GGAGAGCAACTGCGGCGAACATTAGCAGAGAAAAGGCAGAGGCACTATCGTACCCTGCTGAGCGCAGCAGAAGGGTCGGTGTCCCGGAGGTTGCGAGAGAAGGAGGTTGAGGTGGAGAAGGCCACGCGCAGGAACGCCGAGTTGGAGGCACGTGCGGCGCAACTTAGCGTGGAGGCGCAGGTTTGGCAGGCCAAGGCCCGTGCCCAGGAGGCAACGGCGGCGTCTCTGCAGGCCCAGCTCCAGAAGGCTATAATGACCACCGGAGGAGGAGCACATGATAGCAGGTCGATGGAGGATCCACTAGGGAGCGCCGCGGGGGGTGTAGAGGGGCACCAGGTGGAGGACGCCGAGTCGGCGTATATAGACCCGGAACGAGTGGTTGTGTCGGGACCGAGATGCAAAGCGTGTCGGAAACGTGTGGCGTCGGTGGTACTGTTGCCTTGTCGGCATCTGTGCATCTGTTCGGAGTGCGACCAAGTGGCTCAAGCATGCCCTCTTTGTCTCAGCTTGAGAAGTTCGAGCATTGAAGTTTACCTCTCTTAA
- the LOC122282629 gene encoding E3 ubiquitin-protein ligase BOI-like isoform X1, producing the protein MAVQAQYPSNILLLNRNVQEGHDYSLQPQPGGFLDQSHMLLINNGVGTGTNPRKRAREVVQTTGVSSSAPINPMFSLQPQPSHLINLSQLHNNNNTHQPNVVSTGLRLSFGDQQQQQQHQQQRQQLQHQQQQNVCHSSSPFLPLIAEDFATQIRHQRDEIEQFLEAQGEQLRRTLAEKRQRHYRTLLSAAEGSVSRRLREKEVEVEKATRRNAELEARAAQLSVEAQVWQAKARAQEATAASLQAQLQKAIMTTGGGAHDSRSMEDPLGSAAGGVEGHQVEDAESAYIDPERVVVSGPRCKACRKRVASVVLLPCRHLCICSECDQVAQACPLCLSLRSSSIEVYLS; encoded by the exons ATGGCCGTCCAGGCTCAATACCCTTCTAATATCCTCCTCCTAAACAG AAACGTACAAGAAGGTCATGACTATTCATTACAACCACAACCAGGAGGAttccttgatcaatcacacatGTTACTGATCAATAATGGAG TTGGGACTGGTACTAATCCGCGCAAGAGAGCAAGAGAAGTTGTACAAACTACTGGGGTATCGTCATCAGCTCCAATTAATCCAATGTTCTCTTTGCAACCCCAACCTTCTCATCTTATAAACCTCTCTCAGCtccacaacaacaacaacacccACCAGCCCAATGTGGTCTCCACCGGCCTCCGCTTGTCCTTCGGAGATCAACAACAACAGCAGCAACACCAACAACAGAGACAGCAATTACAACACCAGCAACAGCAAAATGTTTGCCACTCATCATCTCCTTTCCTACCTCTGATAGCAGAAGATTTTGCAACCCAAATCAGACATCAGCGGGACGAAATCGAGCAATTCCTTGAAGCCCAG GGAGAGCAACTGCGGCGAACATTAGCAGAGAAAAGGCAGAGGCACTATCGTACCCTGCTGAGCGCAGCAGAAGGGTCGGTGTCCCGGAGGTTGCGAGAGAAGGAGGTTGAGGTGGAGAAGGCCACGCGCAGGAACGCCGAGTTGGAGGCACGTGCGGCGCAACTTAGCGTGGAGGCGCAGGTTTGGCAGGCCAAGGCCCGTGCCCAGGAGGCAACGGCGGCGTCTCTGCAGGCCCAGCTCCAGAAGGCTATAATGACCACCGGAGGAGGAGCACATGATAGCAGGTCGATGGAGGATCCACTAGGGAGCGCCGCGGGGGGTGTAGAGGGGCACCAGGTGGAGGACGCCGAGTCGGCGTATATAGACCCGGAACGAGTGGTTGTGTCGGGACCGAGATGCAAAGCGTGTCGGAAACGTGTGGCGTCGGTGGTACTGTTGCCTTGTCGGCATCTGTGCATCTGTTCGGAGTGCGACCAAGTGGCTCAAGCATGCCCTCTTTGTCTCAGCTTGAGAAGTTCGAGCATTGAAGTTTACCTCTCTTAA
- the LOC122282629 gene encoding probable BOI-related E3 ubiquitin-protein ligase 2 isoform X3, whose translation MLLINNGVGTGTNPRKRAREVVQTTGVSSSAPINPMFSLQPQPSHLINLSQLHNNNNTHQPNVVSTGLRLSFGDQQQQQQHQQQRQQLQHQQQQNVCHSSSPFLPLIAEDFATQIRHQRDEIEQFLEAQGEQLRRTLAEKRQRHYRTLLSAAEGSVSRRLREKEVEVEKATRRNAELEARAAQLSVEAQVWQAKARAQEATAASLQAQLQKAIMTTGGGAHDSRSMEDPLGSAAGGVEGHQVEDAESAYIDPERVVVSGPRCKACRKRVASVVLLPCRHLCICSECDQVAQACPLCLSLRSSSIEVYLS comes from the exons atGTTACTGATCAATAATGGAG TTGGGACTGGTACTAATCCGCGCAAGAGAGCAAGAGAAGTTGTACAAACTACTGGGGTATCGTCATCAGCTCCAATTAATCCAATGTTCTCTTTGCAACCCCAACCTTCTCATCTTATAAACCTCTCTCAGCtccacaacaacaacaacacccACCAGCCCAATGTGGTCTCCACCGGCCTCCGCTTGTCCTTCGGAGATCAACAACAACAGCAGCAACACCAACAACAGAGACAGCAATTACAACACCAGCAACAGCAAAATGTTTGCCACTCATCATCTCCTTTCCTACCTCTGATAGCAGAAGATTTTGCAACCCAAATCAGACATCAGCGGGACGAAATCGAGCAATTCCTTGAAGCCCAG GGAGAGCAACTGCGGCGAACATTAGCAGAGAAAAGGCAGAGGCACTATCGTACCCTGCTGAGCGCAGCAGAAGGGTCGGTGTCCCGGAGGTTGCGAGAGAAGGAGGTTGAGGTGGAGAAGGCCACGCGCAGGAACGCCGAGTTGGAGGCACGTGCGGCGCAACTTAGCGTGGAGGCGCAGGTTTGGCAGGCCAAGGCCCGTGCCCAGGAGGCAACGGCGGCGTCTCTGCAGGCCCAGCTCCAGAAGGCTATAATGACCACCGGAGGAGGAGCACATGATAGCAGGTCGATGGAGGATCCACTAGGGAGCGCCGCGGGGGGTGTAGAGGGGCACCAGGTGGAGGACGCCGAGTCGGCGTATATAGACCCGGAACGAGTGGTTGTGTCGGGACCGAGATGCAAAGCGTGTCGGAAACGTGTGGCGTCGGTGGTACTGTTGCCTTGTCGGCATCTGTGCATCTGTTCGGAGTGCGACCAAGTGGCTCAAGCATGCCCTCTTTGTCTCAGCTTGAGAAGTTCGAGCATTGAAGTTTACCTCTCTTAA